A window of the Arenibacter algicola genome harbors these coding sequences:
- a CDS encoding ArnT family glycosyltransferase yields the protein MEIMLSKVVTNKHYLFFLVVALAILLAGVGSYGFTETSEARYAEISKEMLSSKDYLNPKLLGIFHFHKPPITYYITTLGYRIFGINEFGARFFLQIAIVLQMALVYGMARLLFNERKIAFASGLVYFAMPLVLISSRNLTTDAYLTTFILGSLYCWQYYTTKGKIVGVYIFYLLAALALLTKGPVALLFILTYIIVYKAIFKRNSKISIHHILGFGLCLFLASSWYILVVINNTGLWDYFVTDQLISRITSHSFNRSKPFWFYIPLIIGLTLPWWWIIFRNFKRKASIFLNFGREERLLLISSVFLFLIFSVFRTKMLLYILPMFWMLAILIAVQLYKVSVSILNTLSLAYTVLMSCLFLGILGFWLWKPQFIHISNVTLVIGIVLVILFVSLFFYLDNNVPEKPALLGASFGAALILLSTSIMAHNGSTFNSTKEMIGFINNVTPKENKTIAVYDYLLSSIPMYSGNNPITLKLRNNTTNREVQFQKDEEWKDDLWDINDDVMVTRLDSLSYSTNTYLIINKKRGFKDDLKYLEPHFKNRQEFVKWLVLYNK from the coding sequence ATGGAAATAATGTTATCCAAAGTGGTCACCAATAAACATTATCTGTTTTTCTTGGTTGTTGCATTGGCTATACTGCTGGCAGGTGTTGGTTCTTATGGATTTACTGAGACCAGTGAAGCTAGATACGCCGAAATCAGTAAGGAAATGCTAAGTTCCAAGGACTATCTCAATCCAAAGCTTCTCGGTATTTTTCACTTTCATAAGCCACCCATAACTTATTATATCACCACTTTGGGCTACCGTATTTTTGGGATCAATGAGTTTGGTGCCAGGTTCTTTCTTCAAATAGCCATTGTGCTTCAAATGGCATTGGTCTATGGTATGGCTCGGTTGCTTTTTAATGAAAGAAAAATAGCTTTTGCTTCCGGTCTTGTATATTTTGCTATGCCCTTAGTACTGATTTCTAGTCGCAACTTAACAACAGATGCCTACCTCACTACTTTTATACTTGGGTCCCTTTACTGCTGGCAGTACTATACTACCAAGGGCAAAATAGTTGGTGTTTATATATTTTATCTATTGGCGGCATTGGCCTTGCTAACCAAAGGACCTGTAGCACTTTTGTTTATTCTGACCTATATTATAGTTTATAAGGCAATATTCAAGCGAAATTCAAAAATCAGCATACATCATATCCTGGGATTTGGGTTATGTCTTTTTCTTGCTTCAAGCTGGTATATTTTGGTAGTTATAAACAATACTGGCTTATGGGATTATTTTGTAACGGATCAACTTATATCACGGATAACATCGCATTCCTTTAATCGCTCCAAGCCTTTTTGGTTTTATATTCCTTTAATTATTGGTCTTACACTTCCGTGGTGGTGGATTATTTTCCGAAATTTTAAAAGAAAGGCCAGTATATTCCTGAATTTTGGAAGGGAAGAACGGTTATTGTTGATTTCAAGTGTTTTTCTTTTCTTGATTTTTTCGGTCTTCAGAACTAAAATGCTGCTGTATATTCTTCCCATGTTTTGGATGTTGGCCATATTAATTGCTGTACAATTGTATAAGGTTAGTGTATCTATTCTCAATACCTTGAGCCTGGCCTATACAGTTTTGATGAGTTGTTTGTTCTTGGGGATACTTGGATTTTGGCTTTGGAAGCCCCAATTTATCCATATTTCTAACGTAACATTAGTAATTGGTATTGTTTTGGTGATCCTCTTTGTGTCCTTATTTTTTTACTTAGATAACAATGTGCCGGAAAAACCGGCTTTATTGGGAGCAAGTTTTGGTGCTGCCTTAATTTTATTATCAACTTCTATAATGGCCCACAACGGTTCAACTTTCAACTCTACCAAAGAAATGATCGGTTTCATCAATAATGTCACCCCAAAAGAAAACAAGACTATTGCTGTTTATGATTATCTTCTATCTTCCATACCGATGTATTCTGGGAACAATCCGATCACTTTAAAATTAAGGAACAACACCACAAATCGGGAAGTACAGTTTCAAAAGGATGAAGAATGGAAAGATGACCTTTGGGATATAAATGATGATGTAATGGTCACACGTCTGGATTCGCTCTCCTATAGTACCAACACATATCTAATTATTAATAAAAAAAGGGGTTTTAAGGACGACTTAAAATACTTGGAACCACACTTCAAAAATCGGCAAGAATTTGTAAAATGGTTGGTATTATACAATAAATAA
- a CDS encoding T9SS type B sorting domain-containing protein: protein MIQSTKKLLLLILFFSFNAWYSTAQVTTSVQNTNFNSCGSNLPQTELNLGNLVLSETLATDFGTGTFTFYIEAPSNFEIRATAFTETGTDITSASVAQDSGNASRLEVTMTTNAQGSLDVFTIENVRIQLIPGSTTTNGTLRYVLAGNTNMVNGLADNQTLANVSFTALTGGTGVNQQVCAINDVQNISITGSNITQTRTFEWEKDVNGTWTAITNSNTEILVVDKPSFPNGVSRYRRATTFTLNGETCTQMSTVATITVNELYAGSITEGTGQNVCATQIPEQLSTAGDVAVTPAGTTTYQWYKNDSGPWDIIPGATDNFYQPSALAKTTSFKRRVTNVLNGFSCFKETPAVSIIVNSAVLGGTATNQNICSLSELQLLTINNGENNGTYQWQKYDGSNWVNISGATQSNYNASANLNPGVEQFRRVTTVSGASCQGISTVATITYTNFAVGSITGAETVCYNEAPSAITSDTNASGTGTISYQWERFDGSSWAAISGANNADYQPSALTQTTTFRRQDNILLNGYTCSDYTNEIEITVLGQINGGTASADQTICAGETPNAITINNATAAGPNISYQWQSATTGSFTNISGETNAVYNFAGAPSVTTRYRRQTIVSNNAKVCFQNSTVSTVFVNSLNVGTIGNDQNVCAGQAPSTIINIVNTTAAGNLTYAWESSTDNGVSWSPITSATGSTYTPGVLATSTKYRRLNTTTLNGKVCTGYTNEVTITVAGAISGGEGSADQAICEGDTPSTITVSNGTPAGTGINFQWYSSTDNVNYTVMSGETGESLSFSTGLATSTYFRRNVTNTNNGNTCEASSLPTLVTLITLNEGSISQTQTVCGSSNVAPITSSADASSNGAISYTWQSSPDGSTWADIANTNQATYTPVNNGDLQTYYRRKAISTLQSVTCEAITTPVIIYVNKFDNAPSHRVTFSSGATGSTEVCNGGDPQPFSTNFQLIASGTVSYQWQISSDNVSYSDIAGATAATYDPPSVTQDNYYRRITTSTLNGLSCTVTSNVLEIINGGNATGGTIGTTHANGSNGTNEEVVCSGDDPSLIQELTPSTGQTLTYQWYANGVEIVGATGTSYDPTNIINTTTYIRTTTSTDISGVECVVDSNPVTVLVPQADNIGNNITICYNTMAPTLGNPSAIEGLPYLAFRWYESNDGSTFTEIIGATSETYTPGTAFTADKYYRRDYLATVDGIPCEPSYTPSNVIRIFVNDVDAGTISGDQKICYGEDPAILGNTVDGTAEGVLKYQWYSSVDNSNWGMINGAVNSTYDPQAGNYPTTYFKRTTSSTLNSVVCTEDSNTIVVQVTEQLLPGTLVNDQTICEGVVPGSLTVTGGSTFVDQTYDWYSSPNGTTWTDIAVHSASYTPPVPTTTMYYKRTITRTSLVDKTCIVESNAVKVTLNSVYAGKITDNQSVCEGSQPLAIVEQESATGAGVLTYQWWSSPDNQTYTAVAGATQPNYTPPSTLTTSTYFKRVVTSTLNGVACADETSPKIVTVIPYAIIDNDAIFDNDITNVSCNGGNDGSIVIPNSRITGGNTAQKQINTISLFGTPTFGNTYSIIIDSKVYDHQVTLNGINQPQDNNEVAAALAQKINAATGANLSPAIAANNFHEITLTAKVAGIGFTAYVSTGSDPNASATHVVTQPNSVANTYVWSKIGDNSFTASTLSISNLTAGAYQLTVYNEFCGTTSSPFIVSEPEVLTLNIGDTCNTAITAYSTGGIAPFTFTLTRPNGTTLVQTSNNPNITYTNLTGGATYNISVQDASCGIQESQSVTLPMGLQFDQASVVVDNATCYGQNDGSISLNIGATTVTGGYPPYNFSWTGPNNANFTTENISNLAPGVYVLSVTDQLGCSTTYTANVASKAQLEISSVQVINQQLQCAGDANAEISIQISSDPSSQLQINWYKNGTSYSTNNTSLTNLGGGSYEVVIIDTNSDANTPCTVRQTFVITAPTVFSATEVTSGSTTCVDASTGRDFTFRVQGGTSPFQYTLDGGTPVIFTNTQTTISSLSNNSHVIEVTDANQCVVQTFTMDSYEAMDYTGAKSYTLAPCETDYAFSLNTNLISGGKPFMDGNNNPYYFYDWRGPNNFVAQDITSFDAVPGSYWLTITDSNDCSSEEIEFTFNTTYTPIVVNRTITPVSCGATNDGAISITVSGGLRPYSITWEKETAGTANNPDPVFTPFGQNITQLNGLEEGRLRLTITSNINGCTNADPAYYYQEIITINKAESLQLIDGPFLDQSLCLGNPGSISVSVFNSQPGDLSFYYEGALVPSVKTGTNTYSVQIGNPLDNATLNVVNDQGCGITMPISSGVTDPTFAYTSDEYEITGLLMAKEDIRFSITSEAGYGNASWDFGDGSPIINIDPDVDGIMTVHKYSYPGIFTTTLTLYNEEGCSKTVQQDVQVGNGYDVMFPNVFSANADGINDYFQGEFTGMASFTFQIYDMWGSLVYSVAYDFDSMPVNWGWNGNYSSGKPYKNTSFRYLFVGTTKDNNQITKTGEASILR from the coding sequence ATGATACAATCGACCAAAAAACTACTGCTGCTAATCTTGTTCTTTAGTTTTAATGCTTGGTATAGTACCGCTCAGGTTACTACCAGTGTGCAGAATACCAATTTCAATTCCTGTGGCAGCAACCTACCACAGACCGAACTTAATCTTGGAAACCTGGTACTGTCCGAAACCCTGGCTACTGATTTCGGCACGGGTACCTTCACCTTTTACATTGAAGCCCCTTCCAATTTTGAAATAAGGGCAACTGCCTTTACCGAGACAGGTACCGATATTACCAGCGCATCCGTAGCCCAAGACTCTGGTAATGCCTCCAGATTGGAAGTTACCATGACCACTAACGCCCAAGGTTCTTTGGATGTATTTACTATAGAAAATGTAAGAATCCAACTTATCCCTGGTTCAACCACAACAAACGGTACTCTAAGATATGTATTGGCAGGTAATACCAATATGGTGAACGGACTTGCCGACAATCAGACCCTAGCCAATGTTTCTTTCACCGCTCTTACTGGAGGCACAGGGGTTAATCAACAGGTTTGTGCCATCAACGATGTACAGAACATAAGTATTACAGGTTCCAATATCACCCAAACCAGAACCTTTGAATGGGAAAAAGATGTTAACGGAACCTGGACGGCCATTACAAATTCCAACACCGAAATTTTGGTGGTAGATAAGCCATCCTTCCCAAATGGAGTAAGCAGGTACCGCCGTGCAACTACATTTACATTAAATGGGGAAACATGTACGCAAATGAGCACGGTAGCAACTATTACCGTAAATGAATTATATGCCGGTAGCATAACAGAAGGAACAGGCCAAAACGTTTGTGCCACCCAAATTCCGGAGCAATTAAGCACCGCAGGGGATGTGGCAGTCACCCCTGCTGGAACTACAACCTATCAATGGTACAAAAACGATTCAGGTCCATGGGATATAATTCCAGGAGCAACGGATAATTTTTATCAACCCAGCGCTTTAGCCAAAACCACTTCTTTCAAAAGAAGGGTTACCAATGTTTTGAACGGATTTAGTTGTTTTAAGGAAACCCCGGCAGTTTCCATAATTGTAAATTCCGCCGTATTGGGAGGTACAGCCACCAATCAAAATATATGTTCATTAAGCGAATTACAATTGTTGACGATAAACAATGGCGAAAACAATGGAACCTATCAATGGCAGAAATACGATGGCAGTAACTGGGTAAACATAAGTGGCGCCACGCAGAGCAATTACAATGCCAGTGCCAACCTAAATCCTGGAGTAGAGCAATTTAGAAGAGTTACAACTGTTTCTGGCGCAAGTTGCCAAGGTATTAGTACAGTGGCCACCATTACTTATACCAATTTTGCGGTAGGAAGTATTACGGGCGCTGAAACTGTTTGTTACAATGAAGCTCCAAGTGCCATAACATCGGATACCAATGCTTCGGGTACAGGTACAATTTCATACCAATGGGAGCGATTTGATGGAAGTTCATGGGCCGCAATTTCTGGAGCCAATAATGCAGACTACCAGCCAAGTGCACTAACCCAGACCACGACCTTTAGAAGACAGGACAACATACTTTTAAACGGTTACACATGTTCGGACTATACCAATGAAATAGAAATCACTGTTCTTGGTCAAATTAACGGAGGAACGGCAAGTGCCGACCAGACTATTTGTGCAGGGGAAACACCCAATGCAATAACCATTAACAATGCCACAGCAGCAGGTCCCAACATTAGCTACCAATGGCAATCGGCAACCACAGGTAGTTTTACTAATATTAGCGGGGAAACCAATGCAGTATATAATTTTGCCGGGGCACCATCTGTTACTACAAGATATAGAAGACAAACCATAGTTTCCAATAATGCCAAAGTATGTTTCCAAAATTCTACTGTAAGCACTGTTTTTGTAAACAGCCTAAATGTAGGCACAATTGGCAATGATCAGAATGTTTGTGCAGGACAAGCCCCCAGCACCATTATTAATATAGTAAATACGACCGCCGCCGGCAATCTAACCTATGCATGGGAATCCTCCACCGACAATGGGGTAAGCTGGAGTCCGATAACTTCCGCTACAGGGTCTACTTATACCCCTGGCGTACTGGCAACGTCTACCAAATATAGACGATTGAACACCACCACCTTAAACGGTAAGGTGTGTACTGGATACACCAATGAAGTTACTATCACTGTAGCCGGAGCCATTTCTGGAGGGGAAGGGTCTGCAGACCAAGCCATTTGTGAAGGTGATACCCCATCAACCATTACAGTTTCCAACGGTACGCCTGCAGGTACAGGGATTAATTTTCAATGGTATTCGTCCACAGATAATGTCAATTACACCGTGATGAGCGGGGAAACTGGTGAAAGCCTAAGTTTTTCCACAGGATTGGCAACATCGACCTATTTTAGGAGAAACGTTACCAACACCAATAACGGTAATACTTGTGAGGCCTCAAGTCTTCCAACCTTGGTTACCCTAATCACCTTAAACGAAGGGTCTATTTCACAAACCCAAACCGTTTGCGGATCCAGCAACGTGGCACCGATTACCAGTTCCGCCGATGCAAGTTCCAACGGTGCTATAAGCTATACCTGGCAGAGTTCTCCAGATGGGAGTACTTGGGCCGATATTGCCAATACCAATCAAGCTACCTATACCCCAGTAAATAACGGGGATCTACAAACTTACTATAGAAGAAAGGCTATTTCAACATTGCAAAGCGTCACTTGCGAAGCCATAACCACTCCGGTGATAATCTACGTTAATAAATTTGACAATGCACCCAGCCATAGAGTCACTTTTTCTTCCGGGGCAACCGGAAGTACGGAAGTATGTAATGGTGGAGATCCACAACCATTTAGTACTAATTTTCAATTGATTGCCTCAGGAACTGTAAGCTACCAATGGCAGATTTCCAGTGATAATGTTTCATATTCAGACATTGCAGGAGCTACCGCAGCTACCTATGACCCGCCTTCGGTAACACAGGATAATTACTATAGAAGAATTACCACTTCTACCTTAAATGGTCTATCCTGTACGGTAACCAGTAACGTATTGGAAATCATAAACGGTGGAAATGCCACGGGAGGTACTATAGGTACAACCCATGCGAACGGTAGTAATGGAACCAATGAAGAGGTAGTTTGTAGCGGGGATGATCCTAGCTTAATTCAAGAGTTGACCCCTTCTACAGGACAGACCTTAACCTACCAATGGTATGCCAATGGCGTAGAGATTGTTGGTGCCACCGGCACTAGTTACGACCCGACCAATATCATAAATACAACAACCTATATTAGAACTACCACAAGCACGGATATTTCCGGGGTAGAATGTGTAGTGGACAGCAACCCCGTAACGGTTTTGGTGCCACAAGCGGACAATATTGGCAACAATATTACCATCTGTTATAATACCATGGCCCCGACCCTTGGCAACCCCAGCGCCATAGAAGGATTGCCTTATTTGGCTTTTAGATGGTACGAATCCAATGATGGATCTACCTTCACTGAAATTATTGGAGCAACCAGTGAAACCTATACCCCCGGAACGGCCTTTACCGCCGATAAATATTATAGGAGGGATTACCTAGCTACTGTCGACGGTATTCCCTGCGAGCCATCCTATACTCCGAGTAATGTAATTAGAATTTTTGTCAATGATGTGGACGCTGGTACTATTTCAGGCGATCAAAAAATATGTTACGGGGAAGATCCCGCTATCCTAGGAAATACCGTAGACGGAACTGCAGAGGGAGTATTAAAATATCAATGGTACTCTTCAGTGGATAACAGTAACTGGGGCATGATCAATGGAGCCGTAAACAGCACTTATGACCCACAGGCAGGTAATTATCCAACGACCTATTTTAAGAGGACAACATCTTCCACCCTTAACAGTGTAGTTTGTACGGAAGATAGTAATACTATTGTTGTACAGGTTACTGAGCAATTATTGCCCGGAACCTTAGTAAACGATCAAACCATTTGTGAAGGGGTTGTACCGGGATCCTTGACAGTAACCGGTGGCAGCACCTTTGTGGACCAAACCTATGACTGGTATTCCTCGCCAAATGGTACAACCTGGACAGATATCGCTGTGCATTCTGCTTCCTATACACCTCCGGTCCCAACAACTACTATGTATTATAAGCGGACTATTACCAGAACCAGTTTGGTAGATAAGACTTGTATTGTAGAATCCAACGCAGTAAAAGTGACTTTAAACTCGGTTTATGCAGGAAAAATAACGGACAATCAATCGGTATGTGAAGGAAGTCAGCCTTTGGCCATTGTGGAACAGGAATCGGCCACTGGTGCAGGTGTGTTGACATACCAGTGGTGGTCTTCCCCTGACAATCAAACTTATACTGCCGTAGCCGGTGCCACGCAGCCAAATTATACCCCGCCAAGTACCCTTACTACTTCTACCTACTTTAAAAGAGTGGTTACCAGTACATTGAACGGTGTGGCCTGTGCGGATGAAACTTCGCCGAAAATTGTAACCGTAATTCCTTATGCCATTATAGACAATGATGCCATCTTTGACAACGACATCACCAATGTAAGCTGTAATGGAGGAAATGACGGAAGTATTGTAATACCCAACTCCAGAATCACTGGGGGTAATACGGCCCAGAAGCAAATCAATACAATTTCGCTTTTCGGCACCCCAACTTTTGGCAATACATATAGTATCATTATCGACAGTAAGGTCTATGATCACCAAGTTACTTTGAACGGCATTAATCAGCCGCAGGACAATAATGAGGTAGCTGCTGCCCTTGCCCAAAAAATAAATGCTGCAACCGGCGCTAACTTAAGTCCGGCCATAGCAGCAAACAATTTCCATGAAATTACCTTGACCGCCAAGGTTGCGGGGATTGGATTTACGGCATATGTAAGTACCGGAAGTGATCCAAATGCCAGTGCCACCCATGTAGTAACACAACCTAATTCCGTGGCCAATACTTATGTTTGGTCCAAAATTGGGGATAACAGCTTTACGGCTTCTACTTTGAGCATAAGCAATCTTACGGCTGGAGCCTACCAATTAACAGTGTACAATGAATTCTGCGGAACCACATCGTCGCCGTTTATAGTATCGGAACCCGAGGTATTGACCTTGAATATTGGGGATACCTGTAATACGGCCATTACAGCCTATAGCACTGGAGGCATTGCGCCTTTCACCTTTACGCTTACAAGGCCCAACGGTACAACATTGGTACAGACATCCAATAATCCGAATATTACCTACACCAATTTAACTGGTGGAGCTACTTACAACATAAGTGTTCAGGATGCCTCTTGTGGAATACAGGAATCGCAATCAGTAACCTTGCCCATGGGGCTACAATTTGATCAGGCATCCGTAGTAGTGGATAATGCCACTTGTTATGGTCAAAATGATGGTAGCATTAGTTTAAACATTGGAGCTACTACAGTAACAGGGGGATATCCTCCTTATAACTTTAGCTGGACAGGCCCCAATAATGCCAACTTTACCACCGAAAATATTTCCAACTTGGCACCTGGGGTATATGTACTATCCGTAACGGACCAACTTGGTTGTTCTACAACCTATACTGCGAATGTGGCTTCAAAAGCCCAATTGGAAATCAGTAGCGTTCAGGTAATCAACCAGCAGTTACAATGTGCCGGTGATGCCAATGCTGAAATTAGCATACAGATAAGTTCTGATCCTAGCAGCCAATTACAAATAAACTGGTACAAAAACGGAACAAGTTATTCTACCAACAACACCAGTCTTACCAATCTGGGTGGAGGTAGCTACGAAGTGGTAATTATTGATACCAATAGTGATGCCAATACACCATGTACCGTTAGACAGACGTTTGTTATTACGGCTCCGACCGTATTTAGTGCAACAGAGGTAACTAGTGGCAGCACCACTTGTGTGGATGCCAGTACCGGAAGGGATTTTACTTTTAGGGTTCAGGGAGGTACATCACCTTTTCAGTATACTTTGGACGGTGGAACTCCTGTAATATTCACCAATACCCAAACCACAATAAGCTCGCTTTCCAATAACAGTCATGTTATAGAGGTAACCGATGCCAACCAATGTGTTGTACAAACGTTTACCATGGATAGTTATGAGGCCATGGATTATACGGGAGCCAAATCCTATACTCTTGCGCCATGTGAAACAGATTACGCCTTTAGTTTGAATACCAATTTGATTTCTGGTGGAAAGCCGTTTATGGATGGAAATAACAACCCGTATTACTTTTATGACTGGAGAGGTCCCAATAATTTTGTGGCCCAGGACATTACCAGTTTTGATGCGGTGCCAGGTTCTTATTGGTTGACGATTACCGACAGTAATGACTGTTCATCAGAAGAAATCGAGTTTACTTTTAATACCACTTATACACCAATTGTTGTTAACAGGACAATAACTCCGGTAAGCTGTGGTGCTACCAATGACGGTGCCATTTCCATTACAGTAAGCGGTGGTCTAAGACCGTATAGTATTACATGGGAAAAAGAAACGGCTGGTACAGCGAATAATCCTGACCCGGTGTTTACTCCTTTTGGTCAGAATATAACACAATTGAATGGATTGGAAGAAGGCAGGTTAAGACTTACCATTACAAGTAACATAAATGGCTGTACCAATGCCGATCCAGCCTATTATTACCAGGAGATCATTACCATTAATAAAGCGGAATCGCTTCAGCTCATAGACGGACCTTTTCTGGATCAGTCACTTTGTTTGGGCAATCCCGGAAGTATTTCGGTATCGGTTTTCAATAGTCAACCTGGGGATTTAAGTTTTTACTATGAAGGCGCCCTAGTGCCATCCGTAAAAACAGGTACCAATACTTACTCTGTTCAAATTGGAAATCCGTTGGATAACGCTACCCTTAATGTAGTAAATGATCAAGGATGTGGAATTACAATGCCTATCAGTTCAGGGGTAACGGATCCGACATTTGCATATACCTCGGACGAATATGAAATTACAGGCCTATTGATGGCCAAGGAAGATATTCGGTTCAGTATAACCAGTGAGGCAGGTTATGGCAATGCTTCATGGGATTTTGGAGATGGAAGTCCTATAATTAACATTGATCCGGATGTGGACGGTATTATGACCGTTCATAAATATAGTTATCCTGGCATTTTTACTACCACCCTAACTTTATATAATGAGGAAGGTTGTAGTAAAACTGTTCAACAGGACGTGCAGGTAGGTAACGGTTATGACGTAATGTTCCCTAATGTATTCTCTGCCAATGCGGATGGAATAAACGATTACTTCCAAGGCGAATTTACCGGGATGGCCTCGTTTACCTTTCAGATTTATGATATGTGGGGCTCATTGGTGTATAGCGTGGCCTATGACTTTGATTCAATGCCCGTAAATTGGGGTTGGAACGGCAATTACAGTTCGGGAAAACCTTACAAAAACACTTCCTTCAGATATCTGTTTGTAGGAACAACGAAAGACAACAACCAAATAACCAAAACTGGCGAAGCCTCAATATTAAGATAG
- a CDS encoding rubredoxin has protein sequence MNDDLHRILIKGGVTSPGELKDIIAMLEAGGLKEVFFGSRQDLLFPLQNAKEEQLEQISKFNTDIVSDRSYQNIVTSYVSADIFDMTNWLKGSTYLYILEGFDYLPKLKINITDPKQRLVPIFNGNLNFIASDSEDYWYLNIKLPHWTKSVYYPVLIYSWDIHTVAKAIEEIYQDVADIDELFFILNKKLDTNNRTIERELVVPYIKFPYYEGMNRMGLDQYWLGLYWRNNRYDLDFLKKLCGFCLDNSIGKICITPWKSFIIKGIKSSSRPELERFLGQKGINIRHSQLEMNWHLPVDDMEALELKKFLVLSFDQNDISTYGLTFGISNETGKRTHFSSVIIEKNTPPTIVKDFSVRPTYNVLHFKNFDPNTQEYQVYAQDVDKIELPGLLMELSKHYFDQLGRAVAKKESPKNTNVDILKEVYQCSSCFTVYDQTYGDAKAQVVVGTPFEDLTEDYCCPVCSAPKSDFKKMKLQIL, from the coding sequence ATGAATGATGATTTACACCGAATATTGATCAAGGGAGGAGTTACTTCTCCAGGGGAATTAAAGGATATCATTGCCATGTTGGAAGCAGGGGGGCTGAAAGAAGTATTTTTTGGATCGCGGCAAGATTTGCTGTTCCCTTTGCAAAATGCCAAGGAGGAACAATTGGAACAAATATCAAAATTCAACACCGATATTGTTAGCGATAGAAGTTACCAAAATATAGTAACGTCCTATGTGTCTGCAGATATTTTTGATATGACCAACTGGCTCAAGGGTTCTACTTATTTATACATTTTGGAGGGTTTTGATTATCTGCCCAAATTAAAAATAAACATCACCGACCCCAAGCAACGTTTGGTTCCAATTTTTAATGGCAACCTTAACTTTATTGCCTCGGATAGTGAGGATTATTGGTACCTGAACATTAAACTTCCGCACTGGACAAAATCTGTTTACTACCCTGTCTTAATTTATAGTTGGGACATCCATACCGTAGCCAAGGCTATTGAGGAAATATACCAGGATGTAGCGGATATAGACGAACTATTTTTTATTCTCAATAAAAAATTGGATACCAATAATAGAACCATTGAACGTGAGCTGGTGGTTCCTTACATTAAATTTCCTTATTATGAAGGAATGAACAGAATGGGCCTGGATCAATATTGGCTGGGACTTTATTGGCGAAACAATAGATACGATCTCGATTTTCTAAAAAAATTATGTGGCTTTTGTCTGGACAATAGCATTGGGAAAATATGCATTACGCCGTGGAAGTCATTTATTATAAAGGGAATAAAAAGCTCCAGCAGGCCCGAACTGGAACGTTTCCTAGGACAAAAAGGGATCAATATTCGCCACTCCCAATTGGAAATGAACTGGCACCTACCGGTGGATGATATGGAAGCACTGGAATTGAAAAAATTCTTGGTGCTAAGTTTTGATCAGAACGATATCAGCACCTACGGACTAACCTTTGGAATAAGCAATGAAACGGGGAAGCGCACTCATTTTTCTTCTGTTATTATTGAAAAGAACACCCCACCAACCATAGTAAAGGATTTTTCGGTAAGGCCTACCTACAACGTATTGCATTTTAAAAATTTTGATCCCAATACCCAAGAATATCAAGTATATGCCCAGGACGTGGATAAGATAGAGTTACCAGGTCTGTTAATGGAACTGAGCAAACATTATTTTGATCAATTGGGAAGGGCCGTGGCCAAAAAGGAATCCCCAAAGAATACAAATGTTGATATTTTGAAAGAAGTTTATCAATGTAGCTCTTGTTTCACCGTGTACGACCAAACCTACGGTGATGCCAAAGCGCAGGTCGTTGTTGGAACTCCATTTGAAGACCTTACAGAGGATTACTGCTGTCCTGTGTGTTCTGCTCCAAAATCCGATTTTAAGAAAATGAAACTGCAAATATTGTAA